One genomic window of Gossypium hirsutum isolate 1008001.06 chromosome D11, Gossypium_hirsutum_v2.1, whole genome shotgun sequence includes the following:
- the LOC107913392 gene encoding protein PHOTOSYSTEM I ASSEMBLY 2, chloroplastic, translated as MAYSSPNLSSIPHLPSFTLKPSPPHSSSRLVSAQIRSSLENESCTTGVSNDSLEPAKKKAAELPTSRRMCLACLCSSLALISSSSSSASAVSAMAMDGNERAVCRNCSGSGAVLCDMCGGTGKWKALNRKRAKDVYEFTECPNCYGRGKLVCPVCLGTGLPNNKGLLRRPDAQKLLDKMYNGRLLPSS; from the exons ATGGCTTACTCTTCTCCCAATCTTTCTTCAATTCCACACCTTCCTTCTTTCACTTTAAAACCTTCCCCGCCTCACT CAAGCTCAAGGTTGGTTTCAGCTCAGATAAGATCTAGTTTGGAGAATGAGAGCTGTACTACTGGAGTTTCAAATGATTCATTAGAACCTGCTAAGAAGAAG GCAGCTGAGTTGCCAACATCGCGGCGTATGTGTCTTGCATGCTTATGTTCAAGCCTGGCTTTAATCAGTAGTTCTAGCAGCTCTGCTTCTGCAGTATCAGCAATGGCTATGGATGGGAATGAAAGGGCTGTATGCCGGAATTGTTCAGGGAGTGGTGCTGTACTTT GTGATATGTGTGGTGGTACAGGAAAATGGAAAGCTCTCAACAGGAAACGTGCTAAGGATGTTTATGAGTTTACTGAATGTCCAAACTGTTATG GTCGGGGGAAACTGGTGTGTCCTGTTTGTTTAGGTACCGGTTTACCGAATAACAAAGGTCTTCTAAGGAGGCCTGATGCACAGAAATTGCTTGACAAGATGTACAACGGTCGACTTTTGCCAAGTTCATAG